The nucleotide window GAACTGGAAGAACTGGCACTGGCCACCCGTCTGAAAAGGCTGAGCGATCGCCTTTCGCAGGATGTAAGCAGGATCTATAAAGAAGCCGGCCTGGCCTTTGAAGCACGATGGTACCTGATTCTGGAACTACTTGTCAGACAAAAACAACTGGGCATTACAGAGATATCTGAATCGTTGCAGCTCACCCATCCGGCGGTAGTGCAGTTTGTGGAGCAGATGCTTGCACATGGGCTGATCAAGACCACTACCGACAGCAAAGATGCGCGCAGAAGGCTGATTTCCCTGACAGCTGCCGGTAAACAGACCTATAAAAAACTCGGCCCTGTACTGACCGTGATCCGGGAAGAGAATAAGAAATGGCTGGAGGAAGCCAGTGCAAACATGCTGCAGGTATTGAATGAACTGGAGTTGGCGCTTGACCAGAAGAGCATGTACAAAAGGATCAAAATCAGCCTGCTCGAACAATCTGATATTTGATATATTTTATAAGCGGCCCAGGACTAAAGTCCTGGGCTATATTTGATTTATTGAGGCTGAGATTAGGTTGAGATTGGGCTGGGATTAGCCTTTTGAAATCTTGACCATTTTGTTGCCTTGCAGGATGGTGGTGCCGCTGCCGATGATCTTGATATCACCGAGGGTGGTATACATGCTCATGGTGGCGGAACGCATCTTCATGGCGTCAAGGGCTGTTTGTGTAATGTCTTCATGGGCTTCTTCACTGATGTTGGTGGCCGTCAGCGTATAGTCATCAAGGGCGGTCACCTTCACATCGGCACCAGCGGTGGTTTCCACATTCCTGCCGGCGTCCATACTTACATTTTCTGAAGCGACCAGATTAATATTTTTAGCGTTGAGGTTAATAGACTCCAACGCGGTGATATGGATATTTTTTCCGGCGGTATCCAGTTGGATGACGTTACCGTTTTTATCGGTGATGGTAATGCTTTCGGCGCCGTCGGTATCATCGAGGCGGATGGTGTGGCCGCTACGGGTGCGGATAGCTTTGATATTGTTCTGCGCATCGCCGTAGTCCGTTTTGGCGTCACCGTTATAGGCAGTGCCCATCACATAGGGAGCTTCCGGATTGCCATTTTCGAAGCCTACCCATACTTCTTCCCCGAGTTCAGGCACAAAATAAAACCCTTTACCACTGCCGCCATGGGGAGCGATAAGCCTGATCCAGGGCGTGGAGCCTTGTTGCTGCCAGCGGAAGCGGGCGCGGATGCGGCCCAGTCCTTTGGGGTCGTTGTTGTCAGTAACGATGGCGCTTTGCGGCTCACAGCCTGTTAAGGGCTGCAGGTTGATTTCAGGCATGGCCGTATCTGCCGGAATAGCTTCAAAGGTATTTTTATACAGGCCGTTTTCCGTACACATATGTTCCAGGCGGGTTACCACAAACTGGCCGTGGTTGGCTGCGCCGAATACACTTTCATTGATGGAGACGATATCGCCTATACGCAGAGCTGTATGCTGACTGGTACCTTTGAGCACCACCATCCGGGCCTGGCTCCCTCTTTTCTGCAGGAAGGTAGAGTAGTCCACTGTTTCCTTGGCAGCACTGTCGAAGCCGTGATTCAGCTTGTACAGGGAGGTTTTGCGGTATAAGCGGTCGCTCACCTCCTGCATATGGGCAGAATACTGGTTCATTTTTCCGGAGGGCTGCGCAGTGGTTTCATTTTCCACTACCTGGTTACGGCGGTATTCATAGCCGGTAAACCGGGTATTGTTGGGCTGTACTTCCAGGCCAAGGTCAAAATCGACCAGGTCTACCTGATGGGTCAGCGCCGTTTCCTGCGGGGTATAATCGCCGAATATGATTTTTTGTCCGTCGTAGAAATACCATTCGCCATAGCGGGCTGCCAGGCGTTTCAGAAAATGCTGGGTAGTTTCCTTGTATTGTACTATATATTTCAGCGCTCCGCCAGTGTTAGGATGGATGGATGGGGAGCTGCAGTAGGGACTTGCTCCTTTCATCGCCTGGGATACAATCTCCTGCAGGGATTTCATTTCAAAGCTGGCAATATGGGGATCATCTTCCAGCAGAATAGTGGGGCTGTATCCTTTAACGATACAGAAACCATGGGTGCCATCGCTTTCCTTACCGGTGTTGATACCGGTCACAATCCCGTTGAACTGCACCGGTTTATAAGCTGATGACGATTTTATCGGCTCAATGGTAATGCTGATCTCTTTTCCGAGGAACTCCCTACCGGCAGTAAACAGGCCTTCGCCCAGCTGTGAGAGCCAGTCATAACCAATCAATATCTCAAATGTATGATGCCCCTGAATGGTCTGCGACAGCCGCAGGGAATGAAAAGAGGAAAAACGGTTTTCGCCGATGGTAAAGGTGGTCCGGGTGTATAAAGACATGTTAACGCAGGATTAAACTGATGAATGATTGCTGGTTACTAACGAACGGGTTAAGACAAATATCTGGTCATAGTAAAGAAATGGTTTAATCAAATAACATCCTATTGCTTTGGAGTCCTAAGATAAGTCATTTAAAATAATTAAAATCACATTAAGAATAAATATAATTATTATTTGTTAATCCCAATAATTTACGATGCTATAAACAGAATTTTTCCGATCAAAATGCAAATTGCTTTTACAATATGATCATCCATGGATAAGGACCCTGTTTTCCAGTTCAGCGAGTACTTTGATAATGATTTTTTACAGGCACTATATGCGAACAACATTTCATACGCGATAGATTTGTTTGAAATAGTCTGTTACGCGACTACTCCCGACTTAATCAGTATCAGCACATATGTGGAAGCCGCTGACTGGGACCGTGTGAGATTCCATCTGCACAGATTGAAGCCCGATATGAGTATGGTAGGACTTCTACCACTTTCCCGCCGCATAAAGCAACTGGAAACCCAATTACTATTCAAGAATACTGCTACAGCGGCTGCCGATTTCTATGATATACAATCCGCCATGTTAGCAGCCATACCCTATGTCCGTGAGGAAATAAACAGAATGAAATTATACCTCAGTAGTCATTAAAAACTATATATGGACTTTTCAACCATCGGTACCAGTGCTTTAAAAAGCCTTACTTCCGTTTTCACAACAATATTCAATGCTTTCAGCAAACGGAAACTATTTCAGTTGCAGAAAAAAGATGCCCGGCAAAAACAGGTTAGTGATTACCTTTTAAATACCAGTACGGCCCATATCAATCAGCTGGACAACACGCTGCGTCAATACATATCTGTTGTGCAACGTACCAAAGACCAGCTGCGGGTGTTTATTTATACTTCCCACAACATGAGTAAAAAAAGGAAAGCAGCTACCCTTCATCTGCTCCGGGAAGAACTGATCAATTGTTACTCCGCTTCCAGGTCCTATTTCGACAGTACGCCTTATGGAGGTCATGCTCATCTTGTAAAAAGTGGTCTGCTGAACATTATCCTCGAGCTGGAATCATCCTGTGAATATGATCCTGAAAACCTGCTGGAGGCGATTAACCTTGTCACTTCCGACCAGGACCAGCTCTGCAAGGGCCTCGCCCGGTCTGTTCATCAGATGCGTCAGTCGCTGGAGCAAGCCCACTTGTAACCTATTACTTTGTCAATTAACAGTATGGTAGCAGCCCATCCACAAACTTTCTCCGACCTAAAATGTATGATCAGCCTGGAACCTACCTTCGGTTCAATAATGACGCGTATCTTTACCAGAGAAGGGATACAGACCTCCAGTATTGAAGTCGCAGAGGATTTTGAAAAACGGTTCGGACATCAATTCCCCGATTTTGTTTTGTTACACTGCCATAACAGAAAGGGGGATTTTAATATCGTAAAACAGGCCACCCATACTATCCATCAACTGCATCCCGGCTGCGTCATTTACATTACCTGCTCTTATGCTGTACAAGACTATTACGCCGACCGGTACCGATTTCATGAATACAGGTATGACCGGCTACTGAGTCTTCCTATTATGTTCTATGATATGCTGTTTAAACAGATTCGTAACGACATTAACAACAAACTTCTTTCCCTTTCATTGTCATAAAAAAGCCCCCATGCCATTGCATGAGGGCTAATTAAAATATGCCAGTGTAAGTTCCGGGCTGTTATTTAATGCCTGTCACGTTGATATGTTTGATAACTGAGCTGTCTCTGATTTCCTCACTGGCTATTTTAATGACGGTATCATTGATGGATAGGTCGCCAAATACTTCGGTCTGGTCATCTGCCTTGCGGCCTGTTTTTACCGGCACCCATACGGCTTTACTGTTCACTACCTTGATCACATATACGCCCTGGGTGGAATTGAGCACCGCTTTGGAGGGCACTACAAAAGCCTTGTCGCTGCCGGTAAGCGGGATAGCTACTTCAGCTACCATGCCGGGCAGCAGTTTTTTATCTTCGTTGGTCA belongs to Chitinophaga sp. HK235 and includes:
- a CDS encoding type VI secretion system Vgr family protein, which gives rise to MSLYTRTTFTIGENRFSSFHSLRLSQTIQGHHTFEILIGYDWLSQLGEGLFTAGREFLGKEISITIEPIKSSSAYKPVQFNGIVTGINTGKESDGTHGFCIVKGYSPTILLEDDPHIASFEMKSLQEIVSQAMKGASPYCSSPSIHPNTGGALKYIVQYKETTQHFLKRLAARYGEWYFYDGQKIIFGDYTPQETALTHQVDLVDFDLGLEVQPNNTRFTGYEYRRNQVVENETTAQPSGKMNQYSAHMQEVSDRLYRKTSLYKLNHGFDSAAKETVDYSTFLQKRGSQARMVVLKGTSQHTALRIGDIVSINESVFGAANHGQFVVTRLEHMCTENGLYKNTFEAIPADTAMPEINLQPLTGCEPQSAIVTDNNDPKGLGRIRARFRWQQQGSTPWIRLIAPHGGSGKGFYFVPELGEEVWVGFENGNPEAPYVMGTAYNGDAKTDYGDAQNNIKAIRTRSGHTIRLDDTDGAESITITDKNGNVIQLDTAGKNIHITALESINLNAKNINLVASENVSMDAGRNVETTAGADVKVTALDDYTLTATNISEEAHEDITQTALDAMKMRSATMSMYTTLGDIKIIGSGTTILQGNKMVKISKG
- a CDS encoding MarR family winged helix-turn-helix transcriptional regulator, with translation MNLVNELEELALATRLKRLSDRLSQDVSRIYKEAGLAFEARWYLILELLVRQKQLGITEISESLQLTHPAVVQFVEQMLAHGLIKTTTDSKDARRRLISLTAAGKQTYKKLGPVLTVIREENKKWLEEASANMLQVLNELELALDQKSMYKRIKISLLEQSDI
- a CDS encoding Hpt domain-containing protein; this encodes MDKDPVFQFSEYFDNDFLQALYANNISYAIDLFEIVCYATTPDLISISTYVEAADWDRVRFHLHRLKPDMSMVGLLPLSRRIKQLETQLLFKNTATAAADFYDIQSAMLAAIPYVREEINRMKLYLSSH